The Spiroplasma citri genomic sequence TACAAACAAAAAATACTGAATTAACTTCTCAAATTGAACAACAAACTCTTCAATTAAAACAAATTGAAGTAATTGACTTTATTAATTCTTTAACTGATAATGAAGAATTTAAAAATGTTTTATTAAAATCTTATGATATTAATAATGATATTGAAATCATCAAAACACAATTGCAAAGTGTTTATGATGAATTAATTAAGGTACAAACAGTTAATGCTGGTGGAGTACCAAAAACAGAAGAAAAACAAAACAATATTTTAGATACAGACAATGTATTTAATAAATAGAAAGAAGGAATAAAATTATGGCACAAAATCCACAAAGAATTTTTGGTGATATTGTAAACCAAGCAACAGTTAATGATAAAGAAACATTTGAACAATGATATTTGCAAACTTATCAACAAAAATTAAGCTGGGAAGCATTATTTGCTTGACTAGATGCAAAAAAATTTGGTTATCAATATAAAATAAAGAAAAATATTAAATATAATGAAGGTTTAGGAAAAGATGGACAAGTATTTAATACAGATGATAATTTACTAAAATATTCAGCAGTAGAATTTGAGGATGCAACTGTTGTATTAGATACAATTTTAACTTTTGCTCGTAAATTAGACCCCATAGAAAGTGATTTTAACCCTAATTTATGGGCGGCTGATATTGAACAAGCAATGGATACCGAAGTTGCGTATAAACGCAATAAAATTTTAGAAATTATTAATAAAGGAGAAGTTACAACTATTCAAGGAAATAAAGCAGATGATACAAATGCTTTACAAATCCACGATGAAATTATGGATAAAATATATGAAAATGGCTTTACTCCATCAGAAACAGTTGTCTTGGGTTCAGCAGATTTTATCCGTGGAATTCGTAATAAATTACAGCTACAACTTGGAGCAAATGACCAAATTAACAGTGTAATTGAAACAAGCGGAGCAATGAAAACTGTTGAAGGAACAACATATTATATGGTTCCTAAAAAATTACCAATTATTAACGAAGATGGTTCAGAAGGAACAATTGGTCTATTACCATATGGTGTTAATGCGATTGCTTTTAAATTTAGCAAAAAATATGACCCGCTTATTTTACGTAAAAAAGACCATACCCCATTAAGAGTTGGTCCTGCTGGTTTAGGTACTGGTATGGGTAATACTTTAATAATGGAAAGAGTTTTATATTTAGGCGGAGCAGTAGTTGAACCCAAAGGAATTATTAAACACGCATATTTAATACCTTTATCAACAGTTATTACAACAACTAATTTAGGTCAAATTACAATGGCGGGTGATACCCCAACAACAGCAGAATTAGAAACTGCTATTAAAGTAAAAAATACTAACTATCAAACTGGAGATGCAACATTCTCTAATATTACATCTACTGGCGCATTAGCAACTGGAAATCCAAATAAATATAGTGGAACAGTTACTTTAATTTATTCAAAGTAAGTAGCGCCATAGATATCCACGATAAAATTGAAAATGTTGATAGTTTAACAGATGATGAAATAATTAAAGGAATTATTGTACCTCAAAAAGTAGCAAGTGAAGATTTAAGACCACTTTTAAATGATAAAGTTTTAAAAGCAGTTAAAACGGTTGATGCAAGTTTAACAACAGATGATTATGATTGATGACCGTTATATTATCAAGGTTCACCATCAACTTATGATATTACTACAACAGATATTCAAGTTGATATTTATATTGCTGGTAAAAATAAAGCAACTGGTGTTTCCCAAGTTCAGTTTTATAAAGTGCAAAAAGTAAATAAAATGAGTGTTAAAAAAATTAGTTTTAGTTGAGTTGGACCTTTAAAAAAACCTTGATATAGTGATATTCCTAATTTAACTAAAAAAGCAGATGTAATTGCAGAAATGAATACTGGTATTTTAACAGCAATTCAAAAACTTAATGCTGGTTTAAGAACATCAGATTATACTGTTGATATTTTAGATTATGAACATGAAATCTTTAATGACCGTGATGAAGGTGATTTTAGTAAAGATGTAGATATTTTATATAGTTTAATTGGTACAAATTGATTAACTGAAGAAACAGTAGGTGCTAATTTAACTGTTCCTGCTGCTACTAAAAAAACCCAAAATAAAAAATAAAAATGCCAATTGGAACAAGTAAAACTGCTCTTATTTATGCTGTTAAAACGCCAACGAGATTATCAATTCAACAACAAGAAAAAAACTTTGGTTTACAATTATTAGAATTTTTAGGAATACAAGTTTTAGCACTTGGTTTATCAGTTTTAACTGGTGGGATTGCTTCTGCTGTTGGATTGGGTGCTGGATTATCTAATTTTGCGGCTGCCCTTATATCTTTTGGAGTAGAAACAGCAACCGATTTTGCAGTCAATCAAATATATGATAAATTAACCTCAGAAGTTACAGCAAAAAGTACCGCTTTAAATTTATTGCCAGCAATTGGGGGTATTGGTAAATTAACTCGTGCTGCTAGAATAACAAAAGTTTTAAAATTAGCAAAAGAAACTAAATTACTTGAAAAATTAGGAATAGTAACTGCTAAAAATTTAGAAGATGTTGTTAAACAAGTAGCGGGTAAAAAGATTTTATTTAATAAATTAATATTTGATTTTACTAAACAAGCAAATAATGAGACTTTATTATATACAATTGGAAAATTAGCACGAAATGATTTTTCTAAGGGTTTTAAAATTTCTAATTTAGGGAAAATTAACAATCTATTAAAAATTGAAAAAAACTTACAAAAAATAAGTCCAAAGTTGGTACAAAAAGCACCTAGATTAACAAAAAAATATCAAGGATATGTTAATAATTGATTATCAGAATATGGTTTAAATTTTGAAAAAGTAACAAAAATAAGTACTGATGAATGATATAAAATTATGACTGATTTACATAAAAAAGGAATTGCTAAAAAATTATTATTAAATGTTAATTTAATGCGAGCAAATAAAATATATAAAAATAAATTAGTTAATTTTATCCATAAAACTCCAATCAAATTAAATAAAATATTAGAAAAATTAGAAAAAATAAACCCAAATTTTTATATTCAAAAAGCAACTAAAAAAATATTAGCACCAATTGAAAAAAGAATAATCAATATTAAACAAAAAGTAATTCAAAAAATTAATGAACAAACTAGAAAAGTATTATCTAAATTTGAAACGAAGGCTATTCAAAAAGGACAATTATTACCTTTTGCTTATGGTTCTGATGTTTTTTTAGCAGTTAAAATTGTTCCAATAAGTGTTGCGGGTGAAGTTGCTTTGACAATATATTATAAAAATCCTAAATATTCCCCAATTGTTGTTACTACAACTATAATTAAAGCTGAGCAGTTTATTTTAGTAAAAGAACCTTTTAAATTTTATATGAATAGTGAATGGTTTATTGGTTGGGGATTTAAAAAAACAAGTTTATTTAATTTAGTATCTTTTGCCCCAGCTGTTTATCGCCAAGTAGTAAGAGATAGTTTTAAAACATATCGGACAATTGCTAAATTTTTAAAGTTAAGAGAGCAAATAAAAAATAATTGGAACAAAAGTGAAATGTTAAAAAATGTTGAAGATAGTGTGGCAACTATTTTATTAGGTAGTGGATTAGTTTTTAAAACATATAAACAATTTAGAAAAAACAAAAATTTAAGTAAAACAATTAAATCAAAAACATTATTAAATAGTAGAAAATTTATATCAAAAAAAATATATTCTAAAAAAAGAAAATGATAAGGAGATGGTTAAATGTTAAATGAGTTATGAGATGGTGTTACTTTAGAAAACTATAATAATTTTAATCCAATGACAGGTAAAATTACCCAAGTTCCAGTTCGTTATAATAAATTTTTTAAAAATGATGTAGAATTGTGATTTAAAACTTTTGCATTAAGAGCACAAAATATGATTAATTCATATTTAAATTATCCTTTTACAAAATTAAAGTTTGAAACATTTAAAGACCCATTATTAAAGAAAATATGTATTAATATGGTATTTATTACTATTGAACATTGAACATTTAATCGGATCCCAGTTGAGTTTTTTACTTCTGCAACAATGAATATTGGTGATATTAATTATTCTTCACAAAACGACCCAATGGCAACATGGCAAGGTCTATTGCCTACTTATGCAAAATCATTGGCTAATCTAACAACTTTAAAAAAATGTTTCGCACTTTTGAAGAAAAAGGAATTGATTTAACAATGATAGATTTAGAAGCATATTATACACAATTAGAAGTTGATGCGTTAATAGAAGAAAAAACTAAAATTGATAATAAAGCAATTATTAAAAATAAAAATAATGAGTTATCAGTGCCCTTTGATAATGATACGATTTATTATGAAAATAATGTATGAAAAGCAAAACAAGGCGGTGATATACCATCTGATGTTATTAAAGATAGTGATTTAAATAAAGATTATATTGATAAAGAAGATGGAAAATATATTGTTAAAAAAGCACAAAGTGGTAGTTCAATAACAGTTAATGCCCCATTACATCAAAAAGATGATAGTAGTTTAGAATTATTATTATCAAATGACTTTGATATTGAAAATAATAAATTATCTTTAAATAAAAGTTTAAAAGATACTATTGACCAACTGTTAAAATGAGTGTTTGAAATAAATAAAAAAATTAAATGAGAACCAGTACCAATATCATCATTTGAACCTGATGCTAATAATTATATTGATATTCCTGAATTTTCAGAAAAATATTGTTATGATGTTAGAATATCACCAACTAATTTTAAAGAAGCTGAGGGGTTTCTATGACTTCGACCACCTTATTTTACTAAACAAGCAAATAAGACTTTAATAAAACAACAATCAAATTGTTTTGCTGGTGATGTGGGAAAAAATCCCTTATGACCTTTCTTTATATAGTGCTATTGGTCGGGTTTATTTAACTGATGTTTCTACTGGTGCTAATACAAAAATTAATAGTGTTCGTATTTTCCGAAAAGAAGTATAGAAAGAAAGTGAGGTGTTATAAATGGATTTAAAAGAATATAAATCAGAAATTTTGTTATTAATTCGCAAAGTATTTATTTGAGGATTGGGTGCTATTTTAATAATAAGTGCAATTGTATTATTTTTTTGTAAGGTATTTAAAGTAATTGAGATTGATTGACCAGAATATTTTTATATTGGATTATCGTTGCTTATTACTGGGTCTTTTATTTATTTAATTGATAAAGTTTTTGATTTTTTCAAAAAAGAAAAAAAAGATAGTATTGAAGATGCTATTAAAAAAGAAGATACAAAATAAGAGGTGTTATAAATGGGATTATTACCAGCAAAGAAAAAAATAAAAAAAGAATATGATATTGATAGTTATTATCTTAATTTGGCATCAACTATTAGCAATCGTAAAAATGTTAATGTTCAAAAACATAATGAGATTTTAGAAAAAAGAATATGTGAGGATAATGCTAATTTTTTAAATCCCCGTGAATTAGAGATTAGTATTAGTAATCCAGTTACTAATCAAAAATTAGATACTAAATTAATTAACAACTTTTTAAAAATGCAAGACTTTACTAATAAGAATTGATATAACGAATATAAAATTAATAAATATGGTAAGGGTGCATATTTTATTTTTGTTAATAATTCAAAACTTAATTTTATTACTATTGATTTTTACAATGACCAGTAAGTATGACGAATTAGGCAATTTAGTTTCTTGTACTTTTGATTATGACCCATATATTAAAAATAATCAAAGTATTTTTATTACTGAAAAATTAGAAATTGATGCTATAACTAAACAAGTAAAAGTTATTAGAACATTAAAAACACGATTATATAGTACTATTACCGATTTATATATTGATGATACTAAATGGAATAACTATACTTCTTTACAGCGCGAGGAAATATTACCACTTAATTTTATCCCGATTGAAATTATCCCTAATAACCCTAATTTTGAACCCTCTGCTCGTTACGGTAAACAATTTGCTAGTATTTTAGATATTATTGCTGAAAAGATTATGTTAGACCCATTATTAAATAGTGGTAAATTTACTATTAATACTAATGGAGTTACTGGGGTTGTTGACCAAGAAATTAGTAAAATGTTGGCATCATTTATTGAAAATGACTTGTTATTAGTTGAGGGAGACCCTGATAGTAATTTTCAACCAGTAGACTATATCGCTGGTAATTTTAAAGGTGAACAATTAACAAAAATATATGATTGATTATTAACTAATTATTATAAAATTAATCGTCATCATGTTCCCGCTATTGCTAAAGGAGCACAACAAACCCAAGCCGAAGTTGCGGGAGTAAATATTCAAACAAACGCATCTTATGAACAAATGATATATATTAGAGAAATTAAATTAACTGAATTTATTATTAAGTTAATTAAATATGATAATGCTATTTTAAACAGTAGAACATTCAATATTAAAAATATTGATGAGTTAATTGTTGATGTTCGCTTACCAGTAAATGCTACTTTAAATAGACAATTAAAAAATGATGAAATTATTATCAACGCTCCTAATGAAGAGCAAGGAGGGCAAGAATAATGTTAAAACCATCAGAAAAGATGTTATCACAATTAAACGATGAACCAATTGACTATTCAATTGATAATATCCCTTTAGATTTTGCCAGTCAATCACAGTATAGCGACCCCGACTTAGAACAGTTGTTTACTGAAGACCGTGCTAGAACCTTATATATTTATAAAATTAATAATCTTGTTAAGACAAAGGAAAAACCAACCTTAAAATACTCTCAAAATAGCGTTAAAATTGGTTTTATTGATAAAGATGAATATATTAAAATTACTGGTTATGAAATTAGTGACTTTAATTTTAAATTACAAATTCAGCAAAATACGACAATCCAAGATAACAGTACAAATTATATAATGATTGATGAAAAAGATGTTTTAATTAATGATATTTCAAAACAAGACAAGGAATTTTTAGAAACATTAGACTTAAAAATAATTTCTATTGATGAACCAATTAGTGAAGACAATAAAAATGAATGTTATATCATTGAAGAATATAAACACCCCTATTCATTAGACGGGATTGATATTATTAAATCTATGCATTTAATTAAAATAACTGACTTTAAATGAAAAAACCAAAATAGCATTCATTTAGTATTACAAAAATCATTGCTCGAAGACACGGTATTTACTGGAATTGAAATTAAATATCCTAAATCTATGTTATTTGGTAATATTAAATGCTGAGGTAATATCAATGGTGTTTATTCTTATCCCTCATCAAATATTGAAAATGCTAGTTTAGTACCATTATTATCAATGCCGATTGAAACAGAACCTAATTTAAGAGTATTTCAATATTGATTTACCGAAAGCTTTTTACCATGAAGTATTGCTAAAAACTATATTAAAGGTAAAGATATATTAGGTTTATTAGATATTAAAGAATTAAATACTGTTTTATTAAATTATTTAACATATCGTTATAATTATGATAGAAAATTTCAAGGTGCAAAATACGATGAAAAGGGTAACCCTACAAATAAAGCGGCCGAATTACGCCAACAATTCGAAGGACAAAAACCCGAAGATGTAATTGATGGTTTATTTGAAAACTGAAAATTAGATAATTATAAATCTTTAAATGATAATGCTGTCAAAAGATTTAAACAAATTATTTACATGTTATCAAACTATACATATAGTAAATACGCAATTAATAAAGGTTATAATGATGATGTTAAATTATTTGCCCCTTATTATTTTGAATTAATTTCAACTCCTAATAAAATAGAAGATGGTTATTGAGAATTTAAAGATTGTAAAGTACTATTAAATTCATCATATTTTAATTTTTCTGGTGGACCTACCCCACCTAAAAATTACTGAAAAGAAGTTTATGCAAGTGAAAAACCATTTAATCAAGTTGATAATAAATATTATTTTGTTGTGTGGAGTAGTGATGATAAAAATGATTGAAGAATTATTAAATTCCAAAATAATGATTTACAACACAACAAAATTTTAGATAAACATAATGAATGTGTACTTGTATTAGAATTTTTATCATCACATAATACAGATTTATTTATTCAAGAAAATAAATATCCAAATCGCCGTTGATATTGAAAAAATGATACGAAGAATACTTATTTTAAATCAGTTTATCGTTGAAATAATGACAGTGAACCAAATACACCAATTATTGACCCAAAAACTGGACAAATTACTGATTGAAATTTAAAAAATCAAAATAATATCAATAACAATGATGAAATTAAAGTAACTGTTAAAAGACAAGATATTTCAGAAAACTCCATTTATCAACTAGAAGCAAACTATTTTAATTGATTATCAATAACAAATGAATTAGAAACAAATAATATTCCTTCCCTTATTCCTGCTGAAATTAAATTATCAGATGGAGAATATGGCAAATACTTAACTAATTTAATTGTTTCTAATGACAAAATAGAAGATTATTTAAACTATTTTTCGCAATGATATAGATTACTTTATTCAAAAGCAGATTGAATAAGTATGACTAAAACATTAGTTGTAGATAATATTAAAATAACTTTTTATAATTATCAAAAACTATTTAATTTAAATCAAATTGAATTATCTGCTATATGGGGTTATGGAAATTATGATATTACAATTTATACAGAAAAAGAACAAATTAATATTAATAATTTACAATTATTTAATAAAAATAATGAAAAATTATCATTAATTACATTAGAAATATAAAAAGTCATTTTCAATAAATGACTTTTTATTATGTATTAACTTTTACATTGCCATTATTATCAATATCTAAATTAGGTAATTTTTGTTCTTCATCATTTCAACGATAAACTGATTTAAAATAAGTATTCTTCGTATCATTTTTTCAATATCAACGGCGATTTGGATATTTATTTTCTTGAATAAATAAATCTGTATTATGTGATGATAAAAATTCTAATACAAGTACACATTCATTATGTTTATCTAAAATTTTGTTGTGTTGTAAATCATTATTTTGGAATTTAATAATTCTTCAATCATTTTTATCATCACTACTCCACACAACAAAATAATATTTATTATCAACTTGATTAAATGGTTTTTCTTGTGGTGCTATTCATTCTAAATTGTCTTTAATTTCTTGATTAGTAGTATTTATTTTGTTTTCTATTTTTAATTGTTCTAATTCATCTTCGTTATATTGTGTGTTACAAGCAACTAAACTTGTTGTACTTGTTCCAATTAGAGTGATTGTACCTAATAAACTTAATATTTTTTTCATTATTATAATTCCTTTCGTTAAAATTTTCTTACAATCACAATTATATATATATCTGAAAGGGGTCAATCTGGCCTCGCGGAGACTTTCTAGAATTTTGTGAAAAATAACTTAAAGTTTAAAAAAACTTTTGCCGCGCTTTTCAAAGTACTTGGGAAAAATTCTAAGCGGTAAGCGAAGAATTTTATAAAGGTTCCCAAATTTGTTTGAAAGAACCTTTAACTTGTAAGTGATTTTATCACAACAATTTAAGAAAGTCAACCGCTCGGCCAAAAATTATATTTACTTGACAAATTAAAAAAAATAATTATATATTTTAAATAGAGATGATTAGTAAATCATCATCTCAGTACCTAGATCGGTATTTTAAATATCAGGTCATCCCTCTTTTTTAAAAAAAGAGGAACGCATTAAATGAAAGAAATTTTATATGATTAAAAAAAATAAAAAAAATAACTATGTATAGTGTTATTAAATATTATAAAATAAAAGATATATTAAAAAAGAAAGTGAAGTTAAATTAAAAAAATTTATTTTAAATAAATAAATTTTTTTAATTTAACTTCACTTTTGCATTACCTTATTTTATTTTTACAAATTATTTATTATATTCCCATTTTAAAGCGATATGGATAAGAACCATAAAACAAAGCATCATATGGGTCGTGGTACATTTTACTATCGGGTATATTTGTTTTGGTATCGCTAAATCTTAATTCACTAATACATTTATCTAAAAATGGGAAATTATCTAATATGCCATATATCTTGCCTTGAACAAACATTTTTCGTATTCATGTTACACGGTTAATTATTCCCGCTTCTTTATTAAGTGATGTTTGATGTTTTTTGGCTTTAAACATTTTAATCTTATAACCTAAATAAGGGTAAATATCTTCTTGTAATTTTTGCATAAAGTCGTGGGCATTAATATCATAATGAAATGTGGCATATTCAAAACCATCAAATTTATCAAATGTATTAATTATTCATTGTCCGTAATGCTCTACTAATTCATTTAAATTCATTGCATTTTTTGGTGTAATAACATTTTCTTCAATTAAATATTTATCATACTCGTTATTTTCATTAATTTTATATCCACTAAATAAAAATACGGTATGGTCTTGGCTTCCATTAGCATAATCAACACCAATTGAATAACTATCAAATTGATACTGTTTTGTATTAGAATTATAAAAATCTTTTAAATTATATTCTTTAATATATTTACGATAATTTCGTAAAACATAAATACTGGGGTCATTGTCGTTATATTCAAATCCGTAATATTCAAGTTCAAATAAGTCTGGTCGTTCTTCTTTGTTGGTTAAAACAAGTTTTTTAGTGATATTAGGTATTTTACTTCAAACAGCCCCCATTGTTAATCGTAAATTAAAAACACCTAAACCGTTAAATGCTTGTTTATTTTCTGAGTATATTTGGTTATGTTCTTTTAAAATATTTTTAATTCTTTCATTTAAAGGTAAATATGGGGTTACAAATTTTTCATAAAATACGTGGTATTTATCAAAAGGATTAAAAGTAAATTGATTAGAATATGTTTTATGAAAATATGTTGTTATTGTTGTATATTGTTTTGTTATATTATCTCATTCTTTAAATGTCCAAGATAATTCTTTTATAGGGATAGGATTGTCTAAATTATATTGTTCATTATTATTTTCATCGGTGTATTTTTCATAAGATACTTTTAAACTTTTAGAACGAAACATTGAAACTCTTAAATTATTATATCTTTTATCTAATTCTTTATCAGTTAAGATTTCTTTTTCTTCGGCATGTATCATTTCATCAGTTCACGCTGTTATAATACCACTATCTTTACCAACTTTACCCATAATTTTATTACCATTTGCATAACCAGCAAAAGCAATACGAACACCACTAGGAAAAACAATTTCTCCACCTTCTTTAACATTTTTAGGTCAAACAATGCCATTTTCATTGTCGGGTCCTAAATCAATACCATATTTATCATATAAGTAGTTACATACGTTAATTGTATCTCCAAAAGTAGTATCTTCGTGGGTATTAGCATATCTTCGTAAAATATTAGATGAAGCATCAGTAAAATTACAAGCATAAAATAATTTTTCTGCTATATGATTTCATGTTTTATTAGTACCACGACCCGCAGAAACAAACTTAAAAAAACTTGGTGAAGTAAAATAACGGGCATAACTATCCCCAACAAAGTCTTTAAATACTTCTCAGTCAAAACCAAAATTATAGTCACTAAAATTTAAATCATATTTTGTATTTAAATGTTCATAACTAGTAATTCGTTTTTTGTTATTAATTTCAGTAAAGTTTTGCATTTTTAGATATCCTCGCTTTCAAATTATGATAAAATAATAAAACTTATCAAATATCAAATTAAGTATTATTAATATTATATTAAAAATATTTTTTAAAGATAGGGAAATAATAAGATGGAGTTAGAAAAAAATTTGTTAGGAAATTATAAAAAAAATAAAACAATCGAGACACAAAATGAAGTTAAAAATTTATTAATTAATAGAGATAATGAGATATTTAAATTATATCAACAAGGACAAATATTACAAGGATATAAGGTAGTATCAAAATTACCAAAAACATTCAAAACAGAATATGGAAATATTCCTATAAAAAGACGAAGATATGTTAAATATAATGAAAAAAATAAAAAATATATAAATTGTCATCCTTTAGATGAAGAATTAGGATTAAAAAAATATGAAAGAATTGAAAAAAATTTAAAAGATAAATTTATTTCTTTTATGGGTGATGGAAAACGATATAAAGATATTATGCACACAACAGAAAATGCTAATATCAGTGAAAAAATAATATCTAATATTTTTAAAAAAGCTGATTTAGAAAAAGTTGACTATATTAGCAACAAAAATAACAATAAAATTAAAATTCCCAATAATGTTTTATATATTCAAATTGATGGTGCTTTTGTTCCTATGCGAGAAAATAAAAAAAGAATTGAAAAGAAAA encodes the following:
- a CDS encoding lipoprotein, whose translation is MKKILSLLGTITLIGTSTTSLVACNTQYNEDELEQLKIENKINTTNQEIKDNLEWIAPQEKPFNQVDNKYYFVVWSSDDKNDWRIIKFQNNDLQHNKILDKHNECVLVLEFLSSHNTDLFIQENKYPNRRWYWKNDTKNTYFKSVYRWNDEEQKLPNLDIDNNGNVKVNT